The Solibacillus sp. FSL W7-1464 genome contains a region encoding:
- a CDS encoding CTP synthase yields MTKYIFVTGGVVSSLGKGIVAASLGRLLKNRGLEVTIQKFDPYLNIDPGTMSPYQHGEVFVTDDGAEADLDLGHYERFIDINLGKHSTVTSGKVYQSVLNKERRGDYNGGTVQVIPHVTNEIKDRVQRAGRETSADVVITEIGGTVGDFESLSFLEAIRQMRRDLGHENVMYIHCTLMPYIAAAGEMKTKPTQHSVKELRSLGIQPNIIVLRTEQPVPQDMKEKIALFCDVKPSDIIESRDAEHLYEVPLNLHAQGFDQIVLDHFGITAPKADMTDWKELVHLVKNLEHKTRIALVGKYVELQDAYISVVEALKHAGYVYNSDIEIDWINAEHVTAENVDELLGQADGILVPGGFGDRGVEGKIESIRYARENDVPFFGICLGMQMATVEFARNVMGLEGAHSTELDKNTKYPIIDFLPDQTEDTDLGGTLRLGLYPCKLKEGSRARAAYDGEELVYERHRHRYEFNNEFREAMEAEGMVFSGLSPNNKLVEIVELPEKKFFVAGQFHPELISRPQRPQPLFREFVGAAFNNKK; encoded by the coding sequence ATGACAAAGTATATTTTCGTAACTGGTGGGGTAGTTTCATCACTTGGAAAAGGGATTGTAGCAGCATCTTTAGGTCGTCTATTAAAAAATCGTGGATTGGAAGTAACAATTCAAAAATTTGATCCATATTTAAATATTGATCCAGGTACAATGAGCCCATACCAGCACGGTGAAGTTTTCGTTACAGATGATGGTGCAGAAGCGGACTTAGACTTAGGTCACTATGAGCGTTTCATCGATATTAACCTTGGTAAACACTCGACTGTTACTTCAGGTAAAGTATACCAGTCTGTACTGAATAAAGAGCGCCGCGGCGACTACAATGGTGGTACAGTTCAAGTAATTCCTCACGTAACAAATGAAATTAAAGATCGTGTACAGCGTGCTGGCCGTGAAACTTCTGCGGATGTAGTTATTACGGAAATCGGTGGTACAGTAGGTGACTTTGAATCACTTTCTTTCCTTGAAGCGATTCGTCAAATGCGCCGTGATTTAGGTCATGAAAATGTGATGTACATCCACTGTACATTAATGCCTTATATCGCAGCAGCTGGTGAAATGAAAACAAAACCGACACAGCACTCTGTAAAAGAGTTACGTTCATTAGGTATTCAGCCAAATATTATCGTTTTGCGTACGGAACAGCCGGTACCACAAGACATGAAAGAAAAAATCGCGTTATTCTGTGACGTAAAACCTTCTGATATCATTGAATCACGTGATGCAGAACATTTATATGAAGTGCCATTAAACCTTCATGCACAAGGCTTTGACCAAATTGTTCTTGATCATTTCGGCATTACAGCGCCAAAAGCGGATATGACCGATTGGAAAGAGCTTGTACATTTAGTGAAAAACCTGGAGCACAAAACACGTATCGCTTTAGTAGGTAAATACGTAGAATTGCAAGATGCTTATATTTCAGTTGTAGAAGCATTAAAACATGCAGGTTATGTATACAATTCGGACATCGAAATCGACTGGATCAATGCTGAGCACGTTACAGCGGAAAATGTTGATGAACTATTAGGACAAGCAGACGGTATTTTAGTACCAGGCGGTTTCGGCGACCGTGGTGTTGAAGGAAAAATCGAATCCATCCGTTATGCACGTGAAAACGATGTACCGTTCTTCGGTATTTGCCTAGGAATGCAAATGGCGACTGTAGAATTTGCACGTAATGTCATGGGCTTGGAAGGTGCACATTCAACAGAACTGGACAAAAACACGAAGTACCCGATCATCGATTTCCTACCGGATCAAACAGAAGATACAGATTTAGGCGGAACACTACGTCTTGGTCTATATCCATGTAAATTAAAAGAAGGATCTCGTGCACGCGCGGCTTACGATGGTGAAGAGCTAGTATACGAACGTCACCGTCACCGTTACGAGTTCAACAATGAATTCCGTGAAGCGATGGAAGCGGAAGGTATGGTATTCTCAGGGTTATCTCCTAACAATAAATTAGTAGAAATTGTTGAATTACCGGAAAAGAAATTCTTTGTGGCTGGCCAGTTCCACCCAGAGCTAATTTCACGTCCGCAACGTCCACAACCACTATTCCGTGAGTTTGTAGGCGCAGCGTTTAACAATAAAAAGTAA
- a CDS encoding response regulator: MKGILIVDDQQGIRMLLNEVFKKEGFTTYLAANGFDAIKIAQENALDCVLLDMKIPGMDGLEILARLKENHPELPVMMMTAYVEQHMMDRANELGVVKYFTKPFNIFEVRDEVNKLVEKTEKI, encoded by the coding sequence TTGAAGGGGATACTTATAGTAGATGATCAGCAGGGGATAAGGATGCTTCTGAATGAAGTATTTAAAAAAGAAGGATTCACAACTTATTTAGCGGCAAACGGATTTGATGCAATAAAAATTGCGCAGGAAAATGCTCTTGATTGCGTTTTGCTGGATATGAAAATTCCGGGAATGGACGGACTGGAGATATTAGCCCGTTTGAAAGAAAATCACCCGGAGCTGCCCGTAATGATGATGACTGCTTATGTGGAGCAGCATATGATGGACAGAGCGAACGAATTGGGTGTAGTGAAATACTTTACGAAACCTTTTAATATTTTTGAAGTACGGGATGAAGTTAATAAACTAGTAGAAAAGACTGAAAAAATATAA
- a CDS encoding TetR/AcrR family transcriptional regulator has product MAKNDKLHVQSSIKDENKIIARRQQIIDAGVKLFKEKGFHRATTRELAKAAGFSIGTLYEYIRTKEDVLFLVCDNIFNEVTKCLTDFPSDTGTIEGLKQAIRQYYLLIDQMPEEFTIMYQETKSLPKAAMHYILDKELEMVAIFERILKDCVAAGNLSLSEDAIYLAANHIVVQGQSWAFRKWALQKRYTIDQYINLQTTMFLQGIMQFEN; this is encoded by the coding sequence ATGGCGAAAAATGATAAGCTGCATGTCCAATCGTCAATAAAAGATGAAAATAAAATTATCGCACGCCGTCAGCAAATTATCGATGCAGGTGTGAAGCTGTTCAAAGAAAAAGGATTCCATCGTGCAACGACAAGGGAACTTGCAAAAGCGGCCGGTTTTTCTATCGGGACTTTATATGAATATATTCGGACGAAAGAAGATGTTTTATTTTTAGTGTGTGACAATATTTTCAATGAAGTAACGAAATGCTTAACTGATTTCCCTTCCGATACAGGGACGATCGAAGGCTTGAAACAGGCGATCCGTCAGTATTATTTGCTAATTGATCAAATGCCTGAGGAGTTTACGATTATGTATCAGGAAACGAAGTCATTGCCAAAAGCTGCGATGCATTACATTCTCGATAAGGAACTTGAAATGGTCGCGATTTTCGAGCGCATCTTGAAAGATTGTGTAGCAGCCGGCAATTTATCACTGTCTGAAGATGCAATCTATTTAGCGGCAAACCACATCGTCGTACAGGGGCAAAGTTGGGCATTCCGTAAGTGGGCACTGCAAAAACGATATACGATCGATCAATATATAAACTTGCAAACAACCATGTTTTTACAAGGCATTATGCAGTTTGAAAATTAG
- the fsa gene encoding fructose-6-phosphate aldolase, whose translation MKFFIDTANFDEIKEAYSWGILSGVTTNPSLVAKESGVNFHDRLREIAELVNGSVSGEVISLDAEGMIREGEELAAIHPNITVKLPMTPEGLKACKHFSEKGIKTNVTLIFSANQALMAARAGATYVSPFLGRLDDIGQDGVELIREIAEMFAIHEIETEIIAASIRHPQHITQAALAGAHISTTPYKVLQQLFNHPLTDKGIEGFLADWAKREGK comes from the coding sequence ATGAAATTTTTTATCGATACAGCAAACTTTGACGAAATTAAAGAAGCATACTCTTGGGGGATTCTTTCAGGTGTAACGACGAACCCATCATTAGTTGCAAAAGAATCAGGTGTGAACTTCCACGACCGCTTACGTGAAATTGCAGAGTTAGTAAACGGTTCGGTTTCTGGCGAAGTAATTTCTTTAGACGCTGAAGGAATGATTCGTGAAGGGGAAGAATTGGCAGCGATTCACCCGAATATTACTGTAAAACTTCCAATGACTCCGGAAGGATTGAAAGCATGTAAGCACTTCTCTGAAAAAGGGATTAAAACGAACGTGACATTGATTTTCTCTGCAAACCAAGCATTGATGGCAGCACGTGCAGGCGCTACTTATGTATCTCCGTTTTTAGGACGTTTAGATGATATTGGTCAAGATGGCGTTGAGTTAATCCGTGAAATTGCTGAAATGTTTGCTATCCACGAAATTGAAACGGAAATTATTGCCGCATCTATTCGTCACCCGCAACATATTACGCAAGCTGCATTAGCTGGCGCACATATTTCAACAACTCCATATAAAGTTTTACAGCAACTGTTTAATCATCCATTAACAGACAAAGGAATTGAAGGATTTTTAGCGGATTGGGCAAAGCGTGAAGGGAAATAA
- a CDS encoding DUF2529 domain-containing protein, with amino-acid sequence MSKILTTQLTGLLQRIQQTEEESIEETARLLAQAAIGQGTIYFAAFGEMEAVAINAELGEGNFAKFARYTENVELLPADRVIIFTRHATDEQALKLAQQLHAEFVPFAAVASEAAGDDNPLSDLAYTYISLKVRGGILPHPTKLGERIVFPHLFAALYIYEAVKMEFDEMLVDDDEEDDGLMDSHPSPFA; translated from the coding sequence ATGTCTAAAATTTTAACTACGCAATTAACAGGTCTTCTACAGCGTATTCAGCAAACTGAAGAAGAATCAATTGAGGAAACTGCACGATTATTGGCACAAGCCGCAATTGGACAAGGAACCATTTACTTTGCGGCATTTGGTGAAATGGAAGCTGTTGCAATCAATGCGGAGCTTGGTGAAGGGAATTTTGCCAAGTTTGCCCGCTATACAGAAAATGTTGAACTTCTGCCTGCTGACCGTGTCATTATTTTTACACGTCATGCTACAGATGAACAGGCTTTAAAGCTTGCTCAGCAACTGCATGCAGAGTTCGTCCCGTTTGCGGCTGTCGCAAGTGAAGCAGCCGGCGACGACAATCCGTTAAGTGACCTTGCTTATACGTATATTTCATTGAAAGTGCGCGGCGGCATTTTACCGCATCCTACAAAGCTCGGCGAACGTATCGTTTTCCCGCATCTTTTCGCAGCTCTATATATTTATGAAGCGGTCAAGATGGAATTCGATGAAATGCTCGTGGACGACGATGAAGAGGATGACGGGTTAATGGACAGCCACCCGTCACCATTCGCATAA
- a CDS encoding class II fructose-bisphosphate aldolase — MALVSMKEMLIKAKAEGYAVGQFNINNLEWTQAILQAAEEEKSPVILGVSEGAGKYMGGFIAVVKMVEGLMESYKTTVPVAIHLDHGSSFDKCKEAIDAGFSSVMIDASHHPFEENIETTKQVVDYAHAKGVSVEAELGTVGGEEDGVIGGIMYANPQECKTLVEATGIDCLAPALGSVHGPYKGEPNLGFAEMEEISTLTDVPLVLHGGTGIPTKDIQRSISLGTAKINVNTENQISATKVIREFLEIDKKTYDPRKYLGPAREAIKATVIGKMREFGSSGKA, encoded by the coding sequence ATGGCATTAGTTTCAATGAAAGAAATGTTAATTAAAGCAAAAGCGGAAGGTTATGCAGTAGGTCAATTTAATATTAACAACCTAGAATGGACACAAGCCATTTTACAAGCAGCAGAAGAAGAAAAATCACCGGTAATTCTTGGTGTTTCTGAAGGTGCCGGGAAATATATGGGCGGTTTCATAGCTGTCGTAAAAATGGTTGAAGGTTTAATGGAAAGCTACAAAACAACTGTTCCGGTAGCTATTCATCTTGATCATGGTTCAAGCTTCGATAAATGTAAAGAAGCAATCGATGCTGGTTTCTCTTCTGTTATGATTGACGCCTCACACCATCCATTCGAAGAAAATATTGAAACGACTAAACAAGTTGTCGACTATGCACATGCAAAAGGTGTATCTGTCGAAGCGGAACTTGGTACTGTAGGCGGCGAGGAAGACGGTGTCATCGGCGGCATCATGTACGCAAACCCTCAGGAATGTAAAACACTGGTTGAAGCTACAGGTATTGACTGTTTAGCTCCGGCATTAGGTTCTGTTCACGGTCCTTACAAAGGCGAACCAAACTTAGGATTTGCTGAAATGGAAGAAATCTCAACATTAACAGACGTTCCGTTAGTATTACATGGTGGAACTGGTATCCCAACAAAAGATATTCAACGTTCAATTTCTTTAGGTACAGCAAAAATTAATGTCAACACTGAAAACCAAATCTCGGCTACGAAAGTTATCCGTGAATTTTTGGAAATTGATAAGAAAACATATGATCCACGTAAATATTTAGGTCCGGCTCGTGAAGCGATCAAAGCGACAGTAATCGGTAAAATGCGCGAATTCGGCAGCTCTGGAAAAGCCTAA
- the icmF gene encoding fused isobutyryl-CoA mutase/GTPase IcmF, whose translation MGKTEVYKPKHHIRFVTASSLFDGHDASINIMRRILQSSGAEVIHLGHNRSVEEVVNAAIQEDAQGVALSSYQGGHIEYFKYMYDLLREKGAPHIKIFGGGGGVILPREIKELHDYGIAGIFSPEDGRQLGLQGMINKKLEGADFSTLKGNYIELLEQLTTDTPEILANLITAAENGGDAEIEEMLQLARTKSLNTPVIGITGTGGAGKSSLTDELIRRFLQEFPDKKLAIISVDPTKQKTGGALLGDRIRMNAIFNNRVYMRSLATRGSHTELSSSIGDVLDVVRTAGFDLILVETSGIGQGDAEITKYTDLSMYVMTSEFGAPTQLEKIDMIDFADLIAINKFERKGSEDALRQVQKQYQRSRELWEEPLDHMPVFGTIASQFNDLGTNSLFAALVAKINEKFGSGWETSYEQFVKTQKQNIVIPNDRRYYLREISETIRNYHRHAEQQAALATKWYQLEGTKALLPENETALTASIDSLMEGVQNELTAESKRILKNWDALKEAYAGDELITKVRDKEIKTILRTESLSGLKIPKVVLPNFKDYGEILRWVYKENVPGEFPYTAGVFPFKREGEDPKRQFAGEGTPERTNKRFHYLSKDDDAKRLSTAFDSVTLYGEDPHTRPDIYGKVGESGVSVCTLDDMKKLYAGFDLCAPSTSVSMTINGPAPIILAMFMNTAIDQQVQKREQELGRTLTVEEFTETREQTMQVVRGTVQADILKEDQGQNTCIFSTEFALRMMGDIQQYFIDHKVRNYYSVSISGYHIAEAGANPISQLAFTLANGFTYVEYYLSRGMNIDDFAPNLSFFFSNGLDPEYTVIGRVARRIWAVVMREKYGANDRSQKLKYHIQTSGRSLHAQEIDFNDIRTTLQALMALQDNCNSLHTNAYDEAITTPTEESVRRAMAIQMIITKEHGLSKNENPLQGAFIIEELTQLVEEKVLEEFDRMNDRGGVLGAMETQYQRGKIQEESMHYEHLKHSGQLPIIGVNTYLNPNPPSEEAINNMEIARASKEEKDLQIANLASFKEANAGNSQKALDKLKEVAKTGGNIFEELMETVKVASLGQITQALYEVGGQYRRNM comes from the coding sequence ATGGGGAAAACTGAAGTATACAAACCAAAACATCATATTCGCTTTGTCACAGCATCAAGCCTTTTTGACGGGCATGATGCGTCAATTAATATTATGCGTCGAATTTTACAGTCAAGCGGAGCGGAAGTCATTCACCTAGGACACAATCGTTCTGTAGAGGAAGTGGTGAATGCTGCGATTCAGGAAGATGCACAAGGGGTGGCACTATCTTCATATCAAGGCGGTCATATCGAATATTTCAAATATATGTACGATCTGCTTCGCGAAAAAGGGGCACCGCATATTAAAATTTTCGGTGGCGGTGGTGGTGTCATATTGCCACGCGAAATTAAGGAACTGCATGATTACGGAATTGCCGGTATTTTTTCGCCGGAAGATGGGCGCCAATTAGGTTTACAAGGGATGATTAACAAAAAGCTTGAAGGTGCGGATTTTTCTACACTAAAAGGAAATTACATTGAACTTTTAGAACAGCTTACGACCGATACACCGGAAATTTTGGCGAATTTGATTACAGCTGCCGAAAATGGCGGAGATGCGGAAATTGAAGAAATGCTGCAGCTTGCACGGACTAAAAGTTTAAATACACCGGTTATTGGGATTACCGGGACAGGTGGGGCAGGGAAATCTTCGTTGACAGATGAACTGATCCGCCGATTCCTGCAAGAATTCCCGGATAAAAAACTTGCGATTATTTCAGTTGACCCGACAAAACAAAAAACGGGCGGGGCTTTATTAGGTGACCGTATCCGCATGAATGCCATCTTTAACAACCGCGTCTATATGCGCAGTTTAGCAACACGTGGCTCCCATACAGAATTATCAAGTTCAATTGGGGATGTGCTCGATGTTGTGCGCACAGCAGGATTTGATCTGATCCTTGTTGAAACAAGTGGTATCGGGCAAGGCGATGCCGAAATTACAAAATATACAGACCTATCAATGTATGTAATGACGAGCGAATTCGGTGCCCCGACACAGCTTGAAAAAATCGATATGATCGATTTTGCGGATTTGATTGCGATCAACAAGTTTGAACGAAAAGGCTCCGAAGATGCATTGCGTCAAGTTCAGAAACAATACCAGCGTTCACGTGAGCTATGGGAAGAACCGCTTGATCATATGCCTGTATTCGGAACGATTGCTTCACAGTTCAACGATCTAGGGACGAACTCATTATTTGCTGCACTCGTAGCGAAGATTAACGAGAAGTTCGGCTCGGGCTGGGAAACATCGTATGAGCAATTTGTTAAAACACAAAAGCAAAACATCGTTATTCCGAATGACCGTCGCTATTACTTACGCGAAATCTCGGAAACAATCAGAAACTATCATAGGCATGCGGAACAGCAGGCAGCTCTTGCGACGAAATGGTATCAGCTTGAAGGAACAAAAGCACTGCTTCCGGAAAATGAAACAGCATTAACGGCATCGATTGATTCTTTAATGGAAGGCGTTCAAAATGAATTAACTGCGGAGTCGAAGCGTATACTGAAAAATTGGGATGCATTAAAAGAAGCATATGCTGGCGACGAGCTCATCACAAAAGTGCGTGATAAGGAGATTAAAACAATTTTGCGTACCGAGTCGCTTTCAGGCTTGAAGATTCCGAAAGTCGTGCTGCCGAACTTTAAAGATTACGGGGAAATTTTGCGCTGGGTATATAAAGAAAATGTACCAGGTGAATTTCCGTATACAGCAGGTGTTTTCCCGTTCAAACGAGAAGGGGAAGATCCGAAACGTCAATTTGCGGGCGAAGGAACTCCTGAACGTACGAATAAGCGTTTCCACTACTTATCAAAAGACGATGATGCGAAGCGTTTATCGACGGCATTTGATTCAGTAACTTTATACGGGGAAGATCCGCATACACGTCCGGATATTTACGGAAAAGTCGGGGAGTCTGGTGTAAGCGTCTGTACATTGGATGATATGAAAAAACTTTATGCGGGCTTCGACCTATGTGCACCTTCTACATCGGTATCGATGACGATTAATGGACCTGCGCCGATTATTCTGGCAATGTTTATGAATACAGCAATCGATCAGCAAGTGCAAAAGCGCGAGCAGGAGCTGGGCCGTACTTTAACGGTCGAAGAATTTACAGAAACGCGTGAACAAACAATGCAAGTGGTGCGCGGTACTGTACAGGCGGATATTTTGAAAGAGGATCAAGGACAAAATACATGTATCTTCTCAACTGAATTTGCGCTGCGTATGATGGGCGATATTCAGCAATATTTCATCGATCATAAAGTGCGTAACTATTACTCGGTATCCATTTCGGGCTATCATATTGCGGAAGCCGGAGCAAATCCGATTTCACAGCTTGCATTTACATTGGCAAACGGCTTTACGTATGTTGAGTACTATTTAAGCCGCGGTATGAATATCGATGATTTTGCACCGAACTTGAGTTTCTTCTTCTCGAACGGTCTGGATCCCGAGTATACAGTAATCGGTCGTGTAGCCCGCCGCATCTGGGCTGTTGTCATGCGTGAAAAATACGGCGCAAATGACCGTTCGCAAAAGCTGAAATATCATATTCAAACATCAGGCCGCAGTCTGCACGCACAGGAAATTGACTTCAATGATATTCGTACTACATTGCAGGCATTAATGGCATTGCAGGACAACTGTAACTCGCTGCACACGAATGCATATGATGAGGCAATTACAACACCTACAGAAGAATCGGTACGCCGCGCGATGGCGATTCAGATGATTATTACAAAAGAGCACGGCTTATCGAAAAATGAAAATCCGTTACAAGGGGCATTCATTATCGAGGAACTTACACAGCTTGTGGAAGAGAAAGTGCTGGAAGAGTTCGACCGCATGAATGATCGCGGCGGGGTACTTGGTGCGATGGAAACACAGTATCAGCGCGGGAAAATCCAGGAAGAATCAATGCACTATGAGCATTTAAAACATTCAGGACAGCTTCCGATTATTGGCGTCAACACGTACTTAAACCCGAATCCGCCATCAGAAGAAGCAATCAATAACATGGAAATCGCGCGCGCTTCCAAAGAAGAAAAAGATTTGCAAATTGCCAACTTGGCAAGCTTTAAAGAAGCGAATGCGGGCAATAGTCAAAAAGCGCTTGATAAATTAAAAGAAGTCGCTAAAACGGGCGGCAACATTTTTGAAGAACTAATGGAGACAGTTAAAGTAGCGAGCCTCGGCCAAATTACTCAGGCGCTCTATGAAGTAGGTGGCCAATACCGCCGGAATATGTAA
- a CDS encoding UDP-N-acetylglucosamine 1-carboxyvinyltransferase, which produces MDVYKIQGGNRLKGKITVSGAKNSAVALIPASILADSSVTIGGIPEISDAWTLKALLEEIGGEVTFENGKMTIDPSKMVAMPLPNGNVKKLRASYYMMGAMLGRFKQAVIGMPGGCFLGPRPIDQHIKGFEALGAKVTNEHGAIYLRAEELIGAKIYLDVASVGATINIMLAAVRAKGKTTIENAAKEPEIIDVATLLTNMGANIKGAGTSVIRIEGVDELKGTKHTIIPDRIEAATFMIMAAAIGDGVLVDNVIPLHMEAVTAKLREMGVSVEENEESIYISKQKKLQAIDVKTLVYPGFPTDVQQPLSVLMTQAEGTSMITDTIYSARFKHIDELRRMNAKARVEGNTAIIQGPASLEGSTVTATDLRAGAALVLAGLIAKGETEIHDIYHIERGYSSLIEKLCAIGANIRKESIVINTKKNA; this is translated from the coding sequence ATGGATGTTTATAAAATTCAAGGTGGAAATCGTCTAAAAGGTAAAATAACCGTTAGCGGTGCAAAAAATAGCGCAGTTGCTTTAATTCCTGCATCAATTTTGGCTGATTCTTCCGTTACTATTGGAGGAATTCCAGAGATTTCAGATGCATGGACGTTAAAAGCACTACTAGAAGAAATTGGCGGCGAAGTAACATTCGAAAATGGCAAGATGACGATTGATCCATCAAAAATGGTTGCCATGCCGCTGCCAAACGGCAATGTAAAAAAATTACGTGCCTCCTATTATATGATGGGTGCCATGCTGGGACGTTTTAAACAAGCGGTTATCGGCATGCCAGGCGGGTGTTTTTTAGGGCCGCGTCCAATTGATCAGCATATTAAAGGTTTTGAAGCTTTAGGAGCAAAAGTAACAAATGAGCACGGGGCAATTTATTTACGTGCAGAAGAACTGATCGGGGCGAAGATTTATCTGGATGTTGCAAGTGTCGGCGCAACAATTAACATTATGCTGGCGGCAGTTCGTGCAAAAGGGAAAACTACTATCGAAAATGCAGCGAAAGAACCTGAAATTATTGATGTTGCGACACTATTAACAAATATGGGTGCCAACATTAAAGGAGCAGGAACGAGCGTTATTCGTATTGAAGGTGTCGATGAGCTAAAAGGTACAAAACATACAATTATACCGGACCGGATTGAAGCAGCTACATTTATGATTATGGCTGCAGCGATTGGTGATGGTGTACTTGTCGATAATGTCATTCCGCTTCATATGGAGGCTGTCACAGCGAAACTTCGCGAAATGGGTGTAAGTGTGGAAGAGAACGAAGAAAGCATCTACATTTCCAAGCAGAAGAAACTGCAGGCAATTGATGTGAAAACACTTGTCTATCCAGGATTCCCGACAGATGTTCAACAGCCTTTATCTGTATTAATGACACAGGCGGAAGGTACTTCGATGATTACGGATACGATTTACTCTGCCCGTTTCAAGCATATAGACGAACTGCGACGTATGAATGCAAAAGCCCGTGTTGAAGGCAATACTGCCATCATTCAAGGACCTGCATCTTTGGAAGGATCCACAGTAACGGCAACAGATTTACGCGCGGGTGCGGCATTAGTATTGGCTGGACTAATCGCAAAAGGTGAAACAGAAATTCACGATATTTACCATATTGAACGCGGCTATAGTTCATTAATCGAAAAGCTGTGTGCAATCGGTGCAAATATTCGTAAAGAGTCCATTGTCATTAATACAAAGAAAAATGCATAA
- the rpoE gene encoding DNA-directed RNA polymerase subunit delta, producing MHDLNFRGMTDEQLAEESLIDLAYALLEDKKQAMPLNELLKGIQALNGISDEELKSRLVQFYTDLNVEGRFLLNHENGWGLREWYKVETIEEETAPTIKTRKKKAKAVDDEDEDEIIDLEEEDVLFEEDYDEFVDDEEEEEVDEDIDFVEEDIEEIDTDIDEEIIDEDDTFIIEDDEEIDEELDEELEEDEDLK from the coding sequence GTGCACGATTTGAACTTTCGTGGTATGACAGATGAACAATTAGCAGAAGAGTCATTAATCGACTTAGCATACGCACTACTAGAAGATAAAAAACAAGCAATGCCGTTAAATGAACTATTAAAAGGAATTCAAGCATTAAATGGTATTTCAGATGAGGAATTAAAATCCCGTTTAGTGCAATTTTATACAGATTTAAACGTAGAAGGCCGTTTCTTATTAAACCATGAAAATGGATGGGGTTTACGTGAGTGGTATAAAGTAGAAACAATCGAAGAAGAAACAGCGCCAACAATTAAGACACGTAAGAAGAAGGCAAAAGCTGTTGACGACGAAGATGAAGATGAAATTATCGACCTTGAAGAAGAGGATGTATTATTCGAGGAAGATTACGATGAGTTCGTAGACGACGAAGAAGAGGAAGAAGTGGACGAGGACATCGACTTCGTTGAAGAAGACATTGAAGAAATCGATACTGACATCGATGAAGAAATAATCGATGAAGATGATACATTTATTATCGAGGATGATGAAGAAATCGATGAAGAGTTAGATGAGGAATTAGAAGAAGACGAAGATTTAAAATAA